A single genomic interval of Acidobacteriota bacterium harbors:
- the mreD gene encoding rod shape-determining protein MreD, producing MANVTYTSREQIEVHRFSLWATIGVPLAALLLQSLLGTRLRLLSVFDLPLLVTIFFAVARRNQLTGMATGMFIGLLQDSLTHHPIGMYGISKTVVGFAASSLGVRFDVENPGSRIIMGFGFYLVHQAIYFAVARNLVSEDIPWAWGHTLGAALANGLLAVVLFAMLDKLKRRG from the coding sequence GGCGAACGTCACTTACACATCGCGCGAACAGATCGAGGTCCACAGATTCTCACTGTGGGCGACGATCGGCGTGCCGCTCGCGGCGTTGCTGCTGCAATCGCTCCTGGGAACACGGCTGCGGTTACTCAGCGTGTTCGACCTGCCATTGCTGGTCACTATCTTCTTCGCCGTGGCGCGGCGCAACCAGCTAACCGGCATGGCCACCGGGATGTTCATCGGTCTGCTACAAGATTCGCTGACGCACCATCCCATCGGGATGTATGGCATCTCGAAGACGGTGGTGGGATTCGCGGCGTCGTCGCTCGGCGTGCGGTTCGACGTGGAGAACCCGGGCTCGCGCATCATCATGGGCTTTGGGTTTTACCTGGTACACCAGGCGATCTACTTTGCCGTCGCGCGCAACCTGGTCTCAGAAGACATCCCATGGGCGTGGGGACATACGCTGGGCGCTGCGCTCGCCAACGGCTTGCTGGCGGTAGTGCTGTTCGCGATGCTGGACAAGTTGAAGCGGCGGGGTTGA